In Apium graveolens cultivar Ventura unplaced genomic scaffold, ASM990537v1 ctg9110, whole genome shotgun sequence, a genomic segment contains:
- the LOC141705614 gene encoding uncharacterized protein LOC141705614 isoform X2, whose amino-acid sequence MLSGTRFRSLNLKKLDNYKNALKLINPNCCFLFLSAKTLMEETPSIAALSVSSPSRQFHGDSTIGLQEWQSWGTSSPVPSMVSEIVEDLKLLEKESNAQITFGGHGGKIQGELKITEDKKHRAKYQSLKDSEEKIQFFSARQVACRLLGSRGYLCQKCWLPREDCMCSRIRCCTAWEGMRFWVYMHPKIFGVQAASLSIFGIIEHEEIMWNEFMRAGKENVWCLYPNKDAAANSVQDIFGRNTSTGPEIPTMMATHNEIMHFILIDGTWSNSAAMFRRLKERANLVWKEDLPCISLTTGASAMHKLRPQPSWDRTCTAAAAASLLFELQSVPQFSSIGLEEHGEAVEEGLETLLEALTTRRVRKGRSITRKVRHNRDIC is encoded by the exons ATGTTATCAGGAACTAGATTCAGGTCTTTAAACTTGAAAAAGTTAGATAATTATAAAAATGCCCTAAAACTAAtaaaccctaattgttgtttTTTGTTCTTGTCTGCTAAAACCCTAATGGAAGAAACACCATCAATTGCAGCATTGTCTGTATCATCTCCTAGCAGACAATTTCATGGGGATTCAACCATTGGTCTTCAAGAATGGCAGTCATGGGGAACTTCTTCCCCTGTACCTTCCATGGTCAGTGAAATTGTTGAGGATTTGAAGCTTCTGGAGAAAGAGTCTAATGCCCAAATCACTTTTGGTGGCCATGGTGGCAAGATTCAG GGGGAACTTAAAATAACAGAGGATAAAAAGCATAGAGCAAAGtatcaatctttgaaagattctGAGGAAAAGATTCAATTTTTCTCAGCTCGACAAGTGGCGTGCCGCTTGCTTGGAAGTAGGGGTTACCTATGCCAAAAG TGTTGGCTTCCTCGAGAAGATTGTATGTGTTCAAGGATTAGGTGCTGCACTGCCTGGGAAGGAATGCGGTTTTGGGTATATATGCATCCAAAG ATATTTGGTGTTCAAGCTGCATCTTTATCTATATTTGGCATCATTGAGCATGAAGAAATCATGTGGAATGAATTCATGCGAGCAG GGAAAGAAAATGTTTGGTGTCTTTATCCTAATAAGGATGCTGCAGCAAATTCTGTTCAGGATATATTCGGTCGAAATACTTCAACGGGTCCAGAAATCCCTACAATGATG GCAACTCATAACGAAATTATGCATTTTATTCTGATTGATGGTACTTGGAGCAACTCTGCGGCGATGTTCAGGCGCTTGAAG GAAAGAGCTAACTTGGTCTGGAAGGAAGATCTACCTTGTATATCTCTCACAACTGGTGCATCTGCTATGCATAAACTCCG TCCTCAACCATCGTGGGATCGAACATGTACAGCAGCAGCAGCTGCCAGTCTCCTATTTGAGCTACAAAGTGTCCCACAGTTTAGCTCAATTGGACTGGAGGAACACGGTGAAGCAGTTGAAGAAGGTCTTGAAACTTTATTAGAAGCTCTTACAACTCGAAGGGTACGTAAGGGCCGGTCGATAACGCGTAAAGTTAGGCACAACCGTGATATTTGTTAG
- the LOC141705614 gene encoding uncharacterized protein LOC141705614 isoform X1: MLSGTRFRSLNLKKLDNYKNALKLINPNCCFLFLSAKTLMEETPSIAALSVSSPSRQFHGDSTIGLQEWQSWGTSSPVPSMVSEIVEDLKLLEKESNAQITFGGHGGKIQGELKITEDKKHRAKYQSLKDSEEKIQFFSARQVACRLLGSRGYLCQKCWLPREDCMCSRIRCCTAWEGMRFWVYMHPKDFLRQNNTGKLLWQIFGVQAASLSIFGIIEHEEIMWNEFMRAGKENVWCLYPNKDAAANSVQDIFGRNTSTGPEIPTMMATHNEIMHFILIDGTWSNSAAMFRRLKERANLVWKEDLPCISLTTGASAMHKLRPQPSWDRTCTAAAAASLLFELQSVPQFSSIGLEEHGEAVEEGLETLLEALTTRRVRKGRSITRKVRHNRDIC; the protein is encoded by the exons ATGTTATCAGGAACTAGATTCAGGTCTTTAAACTTGAAAAAGTTAGATAATTATAAAAATGCCCTAAAACTAAtaaaccctaattgttgtttTTTGTTCTTGTCTGCTAAAACCCTAATGGAAGAAACACCATCAATTGCAGCATTGTCTGTATCATCTCCTAGCAGACAATTTCATGGGGATTCAACCATTGGTCTTCAAGAATGGCAGTCATGGGGAACTTCTTCCCCTGTACCTTCCATGGTCAGTGAAATTGTTGAGGATTTGAAGCTTCTGGAGAAAGAGTCTAATGCCCAAATCACTTTTGGTGGCCATGGTGGCAAGATTCAG GGGGAACTTAAAATAACAGAGGATAAAAAGCATAGAGCAAAGtatcaatctttgaaagattctGAGGAAAAGATTCAATTTTTCTCAGCTCGACAAGTGGCGTGCCGCTTGCTTGGAAGTAGGGGTTACCTATGCCAAAAG TGTTGGCTTCCTCGAGAAGATTGTATGTGTTCAAGGATTAGGTGCTGCACTGCCTGGGAAGGAATGCGGTTTTGGGTATATATGCATCCAAAG GATTTTTTGAGGCAAAATAACACAGGGAAGCTGTTATGGCAGATATTTGGTGTTCAAGCTGCATCTTTATCTATATTTGGCATCATTGAGCATGAAGAAATCATGTGGAATGAATTCATGCGAGCAG GGAAAGAAAATGTTTGGTGTCTTTATCCTAATAAGGATGCTGCAGCAAATTCTGTTCAGGATATATTCGGTCGAAATACTTCAACGGGTCCAGAAATCCCTACAATGATG GCAACTCATAACGAAATTATGCATTTTATTCTGATTGATGGTACTTGGAGCAACTCTGCGGCGATGTTCAGGCGCTTGAAG GAAAGAGCTAACTTGGTCTGGAAGGAAGATCTACCTTGTATATCTCTCACAACTGGTGCATCTGCTATGCATAAACTCCG TCCTCAACCATCGTGGGATCGAACATGTACAGCAGCAGCAGCTGCCAGTCTCCTATTTGAGCTACAAAGTGTCCCACAGTTTAGCTCAATTGGACTGGAGGAACACGGTGAAGCAGTTGAAGAAGGTCTTGAAACTTTATTAGAAGCTCTTACAACTCGAAGGGTACGTAAGGGCCGGTCGATAACGCGTAAAGTTAGGCACAACCGTGATATTTGTTAG